The Stratiformator vulcanicus genome has a segment encoding these proteins:
- a CDS encoding Gfo/Idh/MocA family protein translates to MATSRSRRDFMKTSAAVSSAWWVGASALADDTQPRSANEELQFACIGVAGKGSSDTDDAGRHGQVVALCDVDKRSLKKKSLRYPEAKTYSDFREMLDELEGKVDGVTVSTPDHTHAPAASMALKKGMNVYCQKPLTWSVHEARHLRNLAAETGLCTQMGNQGTAVTRLREGVEVIRSGALGDVTEVHVWTNRPIWPQGKGRPTETPPTPPYLDWDLFLGPAPERPYHPAYHPFKWRGWLDFGTGALGDMACHTANMPVMALNLFDPISFVAESEGLVEGESYPKDCKITFQFPERTGVDGSTLPACKLYWYDGGRKPDADMILGEDAGKKKTLKVSNSGSLTVGSEGRLYSPHDYGGIWELLPLAKFEDYKMPEQSLPRSPGHFTELANAIREGKPDLAMSNFAYGGRLTETILLGNLSLRAGEPVEWDSENLRSTNSSAANDLVAREYRDGWTL, encoded by the coding sequence ATGGCAACGTCACGATCTCGCCGCGACTTCATGAAGACCTCCGCGGCCGTCTCGTCGGCTTGGTGGGTCGGCGCCTCGGCATTGGCCGACGATACCCAACCTCGCAGCGCGAACGAAGAACTGCAGTTCGCGTGCATCGGCGTTGCTGGCAAGGGCTCAAGCGATACCGACGATGCGGGTCGGCACGGACAGGTGGTCGCCCTGTGCGACGTCGATAAGCGCTCGCTGAAAAAGAAGTCGCTGCGTTACCCGGAGGCAAAGACGTACAGCGATTTCCGCGAAATGCTGGACGAACTGGAAGGCAAGGTCGACGGGGTCACCGTCAGCACGCCCGATCACACGCACGCCCCGGCCGCCTCGATGGCGCTCAAGAAGGGCATGAACGTTTACTGCCAGAAGCCGCTGACATGGAGCGTGCACGAAGCACGGCACCTCCGGAATTTGGCCGCCGAAACCGGCCTGTGTACCCAGATGGGTAACCAGGGAACGGCTGTGACGCGATTACGGGAAGGCGTCGAAGTCATTCGTAGCGGTGCACTCGGTGATGTGACCGAAGTGCATGTGTGGACCAACCGGCCGATATGGCCCCAAGGAAAGGGCCGGCCGACCGAAACTCCGCCGACGCCGCCGTACCTTGATTGGGATCTGTTCCTCGGTCCGGCACCGGAGCGTCCTTATCACCCGGCGTATCACCCGTTCAAGTGGCGGGGCTGGCTCGACTTCGGCACCGGAGCCTTAGGCGACATGGCCTGTCACACCGCGAACATGCCGGTCATGGCTCTTAACCTGTTCGACCCCATTTCATTCGTGGCCGAGTCCGAAGGACTCGTCGAAGGCGAAAGCTATCCGAAGGATTGCAAGATCACGTTCCAGTTCCCGGAGCGAACCGGTGTCGACGGCAGCACGCTGCCCGCCTGCAAGCTCTACTGGTACGACGGCGGTCGCAAGCCCGATGCCGACATGATCCTCGGCGAAGATGCAGGTAAGAAGAAGACGCTGAAAGTCTCCAACAGCGGCTCGCTGACGGTCGGTTCGGAAGGCCGACTCTACTCGCCGCACGATTACGGCGGGATCTGGGAACTGCTTCCGCTGGCGAAGTTTGAAGACTACAAAATGCCGGAACAGTCTCTGCCCCGCTCGCCGGGCCACTTCACCGAACTCGCTAATGCGATTCGCGAAGGCAAGCCTGACCTGGCGATGTCGAACTTTGCCTACGGCGGTCGACTCACCGAGACGATCCTGCTCGGCAATCTTTCGCTGCGGGCCGGCGAACCGGTCGAATGGGACTCGGAGAACCTCCGCAGCACTAACTCGTCCGCGGCGAACGATCTGGTTGCTCGCGAATACCGCGACGGCTGGACGCTGTAG
- a CDS encoding glutamine synthetase adenylyltransferase, with product MFATVGFADRERAARRLEDLCDGDEARAELARCLPALLVALSEAATPDGSLVNFERYVLAAVDRAALFRYLAEHPRAVEILVRLFINSQFLTEILLRNPNYLERLTNHKRIADVKSREEFYAEAYLSSKAHPPGRERFDALRRYQHWELLRIGAGDSFGLLDLKTVTVQLSLLADSLVRACLTTLAEQDDISTDGFCIVAFGKLGGEELNYSSDIDLVFLADGDATRFWSLGQKLIKALMEATGEGFLYRVDMRLRPWGRSGALVNTVESHLNYLHKHGQAWEKQAMLKARVIAGDEPVGLKFLSGAEPLIYRLQPDEIRLSVRESKEKIEAELERKGRLWGEVKSGAGSIRDIEFVVQSLQLIHGRDVPGVRSFNTVDALRRLADFSLLQADEYRQLVGGYNFLRTVEHSIQLMHHKQTHTLPQDRRELAYLARRLDYPDADSFRNHYEKHVETIRAIYLRYVGDESTGEPSDEVEATPGLADHLWRTEDSYRQVFSDDDRKLHARMIRRLSTENTVEVDAILQPDGRWRVTVAGLNSVGDLSMICGLLFVYGFDILNGHVFTDSPVSGRRPVSGFSKGEFVNVFTVTPPPEEVTPNKWIQFEQDLESFVGLVVGNHRAEAQGRLAKRVAEVLREVREDATEEALLPVEIDIDNDASELFTVLHIQAEDTIGFLYELTNALAMSGYDVGRVIVSTTGNRVFDTLYVTDPNGRKITAEDDLRRLRAAVVLIKNFTHLLPRSPNPEAALIHFRELVEQLFRQENWLDDLARLEQSKVLDGLARLLGISDFLWEDFLRLQYATLLPVVTDIEGLAETKDRNRLGRELAEVLDEPLVGKGSAHETLKRRLNDFKDREMFRVDMRHILGNIEEFGQFSDELTAIAETVVDAAYRLALNDLHSRYGTPCLESGEDCPLTIAALGKCGGRELGFASDIELMFLYGGGGRTDGDESIRNSEFFTRLIELFNSTIESRQEGIFQVDLRLRPYGRAGSPAVPVDAFETYFSPTGPAWPFERQALVKFRPIAGDVDFGYTLLGIRDRLIYTGEPFDATAMRAMREKQVRQLVQAGTFNAKLSPGGLVDTEYLVQGLQITHGSFFPPVRSTNTLEALSALSDAGIVPAAVYERLVDAYIFQRRLIDALRMVRGNARDLTVPSAADEKFDFLARRLGYGNSVTDLAKDIERQTAVVQEMVGLLGLR from the coding sequence ATGTTTGCGACCGTGGGGTTCGCCGATCGGGAACGCGCTGCCCGGCGGCTCGAAGACCTGTGTGATGGCGATGAGGCGCGGGCCGAGCTGGCGCGCTGCCTGCCCGCGCTCTTAGTCGCGCTTTCCGAAGCGGCAACCCCCGACGGTTCCCTCGTCAATTTCGAACGTTACGTCCTTGCGGCGGTCGATCGCGCTGCGCTGTTTCGGTATCTGGCCGAGCATCCCAGAGCCGTCGAAATCCTCGTTCGGCTTTTCATCAACAGCCAGTTCCTCACGGAGATCCTGCTCCGCAATCCTAATTACCTCGAACGGCTGACCAACCACAAACGCATCGCCGACGTCAAATCGCGAGAGGAGTTTTACGCCGAGGCTTACCTGTCTTCAAAAGCCCATCCGCCTGGTCGCGAACGGTTCGACGCCCTGCGGCGCTATCAACATTGGGAGTTGCTGCGCATCGGCGCTGGTGACTCGTTCGGCCTGCTCGACTTGAAGACGGTGACGGTGCAACTGTCCCTTTTGGCCGACAGCCTCGTGCGAGCCTGTCTGACCACACTCGCCGAGCAGGACGACATTTCGACCGACGGGTTCTGCATCGTCGCCTTCGGCAAGTTGGGTGGCGAGGAACTCAATTACAGTTCCGATATCGACCTCGTGTTCCTCGCCGATGGCGACGCGACCCGGTTTTGGAGCCTCGGCCAGAAGTTGATCAAAGCTCTCATGGAGGCGACCGGCGAGGGCTTTCTTTATCGCGTCGACATGCGACTGCGGCCTTGGGGACGCTCCGGAGCGCTCGTCAACACGGTCGAATCGCACCTGAACTATCTGCACAAACATGGGCAAGCCTGGGAAAAGCAGGCCATGCTCAAGGCCCGCGTGATCGCCGGCGACGAACCGGTTGGACTGAAGTTTCTGTCCGGTGCCGAACCACTGATTTACAGACTCCAGCCGGACGAAATTCGCCTCTCGGTCCGCGAATCGAAAGAGAAGATCGAGGCGGAGTTGGAACGCAAAGGGCGACTGTGGGGTGAAGTCAAAAGTGGCGCCGGGTCGATCCGCGATATCGAATTCGTCGTGCAGTCGCTGCAACTGATCCACGGCCGCGACGTCCCGGGCGTCCGCAGCTTCAACACCGTTGATGCCCTGCGACGTCTGGCTGATTTCAGCCTGCTGCAAGCTGACGAATACCGCCAACTCGTCGGAGGCTACAACTTCTTGCGGACCGTGGAACACTCCATTCAACTCATGCACCACAAGCAGACGCACACGCTTCCGCAGGATCGGCGTGAACTGGCATACCTCGCCCGCCGGCTCGATTACCCCGATGCCGACAGCTTCCGAAACCACTACGAGAAACACGTCGAAACGATCCGCGCGATCTATCTCAGGTATGTCGGCGATGAATCAACCGGCGAACCTTCCGATGAGGTCGAAGCAACGCCGGGACTCGCCGATCACCTGTGGCGGACGGAGGACTCATACCGCCAGGTCTTCAGCGATGACGATCGCAAACTGCACGCCCGCATGATCCGCCGGCTCTCGACCGAAAACACCGTCGAAGTCGACGCGATTTTGCAGCCCGACGGCCGGTGGCGGGTGACGGTCGCCGGACTCAACAGCGTCGGCGACCTGTCGATGATCTGCGGACTACTGTTTGTCTACGGGTTTGACATCCTCAACGGGCATGTCTTCACCGATTCCCCCGTATCGGGCCGCCGCCCGGTTTCCGGCTTCAGCAAGGGCGAATTCGTCAACGTCTTTACGGTCACGCCGCCGCCCGAAGAAGTCACGCCGAACAAATGGATTCAATTCGAACAAGACCTTGAATCCTTCGTCGGACTGGTCGTCGGAAACCACCGCGCCGAAGCGCAAGGGCGACTCGCCAAACGCGTGGCCGAAGTCCTCCGCGAAGTGCGTGAAGACGCAACCGAAGAGGCGCTGCTGCCGGTCGAAATTGATATCGACAACGATGCGTCTGAACTCTTCACCGTGCTGCACATTCAGGCCGAAGACACCATCGGGTTCCTCTATGAACTAACCAACGCCCTCGCGATGTCGGGCTATGACGTCGGCCGCGTCATCGTTTCGACGACCGGCAACCGGGTCTTCGACACCTTGTACGTCACCGATCCGAACGGCCGAAAGATCACCGCCGAAGACGACCTTCGCCGACTCCGCGCCGCCGTCGTGCTAATTAAGAATTTCACGCACCTTTTGCCAAGGTCGCCCAATCCGGAAGCAGCCCTCATTCACTTTCGCGAACTCGTCGAACAACTGTTTCGCCAAGAGAACTGGCTCGATGACCTCGCCCGTTTAGAGCAGTCAAAAGTACTCGATGGTCTGGCCCGGCTACTGGGCATCAGCGATTTTTTATGGGAAGATTTTCTGCGGCTGCAATACGCCACCCTTTTGCCGGTTGTGACCGATATCGAGGGTTTGGCAGAAACGAAAGATCGCAACCGACTCGGCCGCGAACTGGCGGAGGTTCTTGATGAACCACTCGTCGGCAAAGGCTCTGCGCACGAGACTCTTAAGCGTCGGCTTAACGACTTTAAAGATCGTGAGATGTTCCGTGTCGACATGCGGCACATCTTGGGAAACATCGAAGAGTTCGGGCAGTTTTCGGACGAATTAACAGCGATTGCCGAAACCGTCGTCGACGCCGCCTACCGACTTGCCTTAAACGATCTTCATAGTCGCTACGGCACGCCGTGCTTGGAATCGGGTGAGGACTGTCCCCTCACGATCGCCGCGCTCGGCAAATGCGGCGGACGCGAACTCGGCTTTGCCTCCGACATCGAATTAATGTTCCTCTACGGCGGCGGGGGCCGTACCGACGGAGACGAATCGATCCGCAACAGCGAGTTCTTCACTCGCCTGATCGAACTGTTTAACAGCACGATCGAATCGCGGCAGGAAGGCATTTTTCAAGTCGACCTCCGACTGCGGCCTTACGGCCGAGCAGGCAGCCCGGCCGTGCCAGTTGATGCCTTCGAAACCTACTTTTCGCCCACCGGGCCGGCATGGCCCTTCGAGCGTCAGGCTCTCGTGAAATTCCGGCCGATCGCCGGCGATGTCGACTTCGGCTACACGCTGCTCGGGATTCGCGACCGGCTGATCTACACGGGCGAACCATTCGACGCCACCGCCATGCGGGCCATGCGCGAGAAGCAAGTCCGCCAACTCGTTCAAGCCGGAACCTTTAATGCAAAACTTAGCCCCGGCGGCTTAGTCGATACCGAATACCTCGTCCAAGGGCTGCAGATCACCCACGGCAGTTTCTTCCCGCCTGTTCGATCGACAAACACGCTCGAAGCCCTCTCCGCCCTCAGCGACGCCGGCATCGTTCCCGCTGCGGTCTATGAACGCCTCGTCGACGCCTATATTTTTCAACGCCGATTAATCGACGCCCTCCGCATGGTCCGGGGCAACGCCCGCGATTTAACGGTGCCGTCAGCGGCGGATGAAAAATTCGACTTCCTCGCCCGCCGCCTCGGCTACGGCAACTCCGTTACCGATCTCGCCAAAGACATCGAACGCCAAACCGCGGTGGTTCAAGAAATGGTCGGGCTGCTCGGGTTGCGTTGA
- a CDS encoding STAS domain-containing protein, with protein MDATLHETASHSIFMVEPRGDTLVISPKGERAGFSNVDFAVELKRIQQLLASRRYKNVIVDLSLSNYFGSEMIGVINGLLEQAQRNGGRGGVCEISPDMMKGLRIMNLDSHWPIYPSRSQAASELVNESLGQRTSRIAFGRIAKIAIAIPAIIVIAWLGWSAASMIDLRPERALHSEMRSILREYRRVKNQPAGTVKDEAMKSLASRTKSVRRQLDAEEPKTPIQRKLSSAAGRMLGLLLYDQPTDTGIERSVQDELEAAKAMLDGNAPAEDAAKPSTTPTDAPADSQEESEPEPEAGSATESAEVSA; from the coding sequence ATGGATGCCACACTGCACGAGACCGCCTCACATTCGATCTTTATGGTCGAGCCCCGAGGCGACACATTGGTCATCAGCCCCAAAGGTGAGCGGGCCGGTTTCAGCAATGTCGATTTCGCCGTCGAGTTGAAGCGGATTCAACAACTGTTGGCGTCGCGGCGCTACAAGAACGTGATCGTCGACCTGAGTCTGTCGAACTATTTCGGCTCCGAGATGATCGGCGTCATCAACGGTCTGCTCGAACAGGCTCAGCGGAACGGGGGCCGCGGCGGCGTGTGTGAAATCTCGCCCGACATGATGAAGGGCCTGCGAATCATGAATCTCGATTCGCACTGGCCGATCTACCCGTCTCGCTCCCAGGCCGCTTCCGAACTTGTGAACGAGTCTTTGGGGCAGCGAACTTCTCGCATCGCATTCGGTCGAATCGCAAAAATTGCGATTGCCATACCCGCTATCATTGTGATCGCGTGGCTCGGTTGGTCCGCCGCTTCGATGATCGACCTGCGACCCGAGCGGGCGTTGCACTCCGAAATGCGATCGATTCTCAGGGAGTACCGCCGCGTCAAGAATCAGCCTGCGGGGACCGTTAAGGATGAGGCGATGAAATCACTGGCGTCTCGCACGAAATCGGTCCGCCGGCAGCTTGACGCAGAAGAGCCGAAGACTCCGATCCAGCGCAAACTGTCGTCGGCGGCCGGTCGAATGCTCGGCCTGCTCCTATACGACCAGCCGACCGATACCGGGATTGAACGCAGCGTGCAGGACGAGCTGGAAGCCGCGAAAGCAATGCTCGACGGCAACGCACCGGCCGAGGATGCGGCTAAACCATCGACGACGCCGACCGATGCCCCGGCGGATTCTCAGGAAGAGTCAGAGCCTGAACCGGAAGCCGGCTCCGCCACGGAATCGGCAGAGGTTTCTGCTTAA
- a CDS encoding inositol monophosphatase family protein, protein MRPIDTAHNAANAAAKVLMKYFTTGTSMRAKRGDEVPYDLVSDADLEAERTIAAVIRESFPDHTILGEEEESGSIDAEHLWIIDPLDGTNNFAHALPNFASSIAYYEQGQPICGVVDAPALNERFEAERDGGARRNAEIIHCGRQTRLDQVLIGCGFYYDRGDMMRATLATVESLFGQNIHGIRRIGSAALDICHVAAGRFGAFFEYQLSPWDFAAARLILEEAGGQVTDCAGDSLPLAKTSLLASNGHLHQTMVALTTPGQRSVAVPDHAN, encoded by the coding sequence ATGCGTCCGATCGACACGGCTCACAATGCCGCGAATGCCGCCGCGAAGGTACTGATGAAGTACTTCACGACCGGCACGAGCATGCGGGCCAAACGCGGCGACGAAGTCCCGTACGATCTGGTCTCCGATGCCGACCTCGAAGCCGAACGTACGATCGCGGCGGTCATCCGCGAGTCGTTTCCCGATCACACGATTCTCGGTGAGGAGGAGGAGTCCGGGTCGATCGATGCGGAGCACCTTTGGATCATCGACCCCCTCGACGGCACCAACAACTTCGCACACGCGCTCCCGAATTTCGCCAGTTCAATTGCGTATTACGAGCAGGGACAACCGATCTGTGGTGTCGTCGACGCTCCGGCGCTTAACGAGCGTTTCGAAGCCGAACGCGACGGCGGAGCCCGCCGCAACGCCGAAATAATTCACTGCGGTCGTCAGACGCGGCTCGATCAGGTCCTCATCGGCTGCGGCTTCTACTACGACCGCGGCGACATGATGCGAGCGACCTTGGCGACGGTCGAATCGCTGTTCGGTCAAAATATTCACGGGATTCGCCGCATCGGTAGCGCCGCCCTCGATATCTGTCACGTCGCCGCGGGCCGGTTCGGGGCATTCTTCGAGTACCAGCTTTCTCCTTGGGATTTTGCGGCCGCCCGTTTAATACTTGAAGAGGCGGGAGGCCAAGTCACCGACTGCGCCGGCGATTCGCTACCATTGGCGAAGACGAGCCTGCTTGCGAGCAACGGCCATCTGCATCAGACCATGGTCGCTCTCACCACACCGGGTCAGCGGTCGGTCGCGGTTCCAGACCACGCGAATTGA
- a CDS encoding DNRLRE domain-containing protein yields MSDKVISPPDEGADGDTLLIEQIDRLLDGGLHEAEAGVLEQRLDTDAAARRLFAERLHVHGALKSEFASSNESSSAVDNGNFDIGESQESTADDAGFYGQRVETASVVEQQPTEVSRRRQVSAVRKAMSLPGAVLIASIGSIAVGLIAGLFAGTANQQASPQPVARLVSSENCRWNSSSLPTAAGADLPAGSLALIDGVARLQFRSGATIDLEGPARIELISPMKCRLEEGALVATVPESAKGFVVETASGRVIDYGTQFGLSVRGDAADVQVFDGLVEVESTRQNTRTAVAAGNGARFARAGAVATFPLDSESESGTASDDPALPSSEVTISSGRGLGATEYIFSPGTVDHHSSTLMLSKSAAGKTYRRKPYVRFDLGDVSGDEIASATLTLSFAPTGYGYASRSPNAEFTVYGLTDETRDDWDADAVDWQNAPANLAEGNALDSKLVRPVGKFTISSNETAGVRELRSPELVEFLQSDTNGLVTLIIVRDTLATADDPGSIVHGFAGNRHPTIAPPSLRIDSGG; encoded by the coding sequence ATGTCAGACAAAGTCATTTCGCCGCCAGACGAGGGAGCCGATGGCGATACCTTGCTCATCGAGCAGATCGACCGTCTCCTCGACGGCGGGCTCCATGAAGCCGAAGCCGGCGTGCTGGAGCAGCGTCTCGACACCGACGCGGCCGCCCGCCGCCTGTTCGCAGAGCGATTGCATGTTCACGGTGCGCTCAAGTCGGAGTTTGCCAGTTCGAATGAAAGTTCGTCTGCCGTCGACAACGGCAATTTCGATATAGGCGAGAGCCAAGAGTCGACTGCCGACGACGCAGGCTTTTACGGGCAGCGCGTTGAAACTGCTTCTGTTGTCGAACAGCAGCCGACGGAAGTTTCTCGGCGTCGCCAGGTGTCTGCGGTCCGGAAGGCGATGTCTTTGCCGGGGGCCGTCTTGATCGCATCGATCGGATCGATCGCCGTCGGTTTGATCGCGGGACTATTCGCCGGCACTGCCAACCAACAAGCGAGTCCGCAACCGGTCGCCCGTCTCGTGTCATCTGAAAACTGCCGCTGGAACAGCAGTTCGCTGCCGACCGCCGCCGGTGCCGATCTTCCCGCCGGTTCGCTCGCATTGATCGATGGCGTGGCGCGATTGCAATTTCGTTCGGGGGCGACGATCGATCTCGAAGGCCCGGCCCGGATCGAGTTGATCTCGCCGATGAAATGTCGACTGGAGGAGGGAGCGCTCGTCGCCACCGTTCCCGAGTCAGCCAAAGGCTTTGTCGTCGAGACCGCCTCGGGCCGCGTGATCGATTACGGAACGCAGTTCGGCCTGAGCGTGCGTGGTGACGCCGCCGACGTTCAGGTTTTCGACGGGCTCGTCGAGGTCGAATCAACGCGGCAAAATACACGAACCGCCGTCGCCGCGGGCAACGGGGCACGGTTCGCCCGCGCCGGTGCCGTCGCGACGTTTCCGCTCGACTCAGAAAGTGAGTCGGGAACCGCATCCGATGACCCGGCTTTGCCGTCTTCGGAAGTGACCATCTCTTCGGGGCGCGGCCTCGGCGCGACCGAATATATCTTCTCGCCGGGTACCGTCGATCACCACTCTTCAACACTGATGCTCAGCAAGAGTGCCGCCGGTAAGACCTATCGCCGCAAGCCATACGTGAGATTTGATTTGGGTGACGTATCCGGAGACGAAATCGCGTCCGCGACGTTGACCCTCTCCTTCGCTCCGACTGGCTACGGCTACGCATCGCGGAGTCCGAATGCCGAGTTCACCGTTTACGGGCTGACTGATGAAACCCGCGACGACTGGGACGCCGATGCGGTCGACTGGCAAAATGCTCCGGCCAATCTCGCCGAGGGGAACGCGCTCGATTCGAAACTCGTTCGGCCCGTAGGAAAATTTACGATTTCGAGCAACGAAACGGCCGGAGTCCGAGAACTGCGTTCGCCCGAACTGGTGGAATTCTTGCAGTCCGATACGAACGGATTGGTCACGCTGATTATTGTGCGTGACACACTGGCGACGGCCGACGATCCCGGTTCAATCGTGCACGGCTTTGCCGGGAATCGGCATCCGACGATCGCGCCGCCGTCGCTGCGGATCGATTCCGGCGGCTGA
- a CDS encoding sigma-70 family RNA polymerase sigma factor: MEDDSAMSSDGRAASPNAEQFIAELARHERSLGAYVHALINCSADAEDVLQQGKLVMWRSFDQFELGTNFQAWARKVLFHQILAYRKRTKRDSLVLSNELVAQAERAWEENADGLEDRTGALAECLAKLADDRREIIAMRYRRGLSVEEISEISGRTPAAVYKLLSRLRSQLAGCVERIVRRNPLAKEI; this comes from the coding sequence ATGGAGGACGATTCCGCGATGTCGAGTGATGGTCGAGCAGCATCTCCGAACGCCGAGCAGTTTATCGCTGAACTGGCCCGCCATGAGCGGTCGCTGGGGGCGTACGTTCACGCGCTAATCAATTGTAGTGCCGATGCCGAAGACGTGCTGCAGCAGGGCAAATTGGTGATGTGGCGGAGCTTCGACCAATTTGAATTGGGAACGAACTTTCAGGCTTGGGCCCGCAAGGTGCTTTTTCATCAGATTCTCGCTTACCGCAAGCGGACTAAGCGCGACTCGCTTGTGTTGTCGAATGAACTGGTCGCCCAGGCGGAGCGGGCTTGGGAGGAGAACGCCGACGGTCTTGAAGACCGCACCGGCGCCCTTGCCGAATGCCTCGCCAAACTGGCCGACGATCGCCGGGAGATTATCGCGATGCGTTATCGCCGCGGGCTATCGGTCGAAGAGATTTCGGAGATCAGCGGCCGCACACCGGCCGCCGTATACAAATTGCTGAGCCGACTGCGATCGCAGTTGGCCGGATGCGTTGAGCGAATCGTGCGGCGCAATCCACTCGCCAAGGAAATATGA